The Streptomyces albofaciens JCM 4342 genome has a segment encoding these proteins:
- the ligA gene encoding NAD-dependent DNA ligase LigA: MAGEEQQAGHAVPAKAREEHAHLAEQIEEHRFRYYVRDAPVISDAEFDKLLRSLEALEEKHPELRTPDSPTQKVAGQYETEFTEVAHRERMLSLDNAFDDEELAAWAERIATELGGDPKSAGYHFLCELKVDGLAVNLTYEHGRLTRAATRGDGRTGEDITPNVRTITEIPDRLKGDRVPALVEVRGEVYFPMEKFLELNERLVADGKPPFANPRNAAAGSLRQKDPKVTATRPLHMVVHGIGAREGFDIDCQSHAYGLLREWGLPTSDHNEVVDSLEAVRDFIKRYGDPETRRTAVAHEIDGTVVKLDEIALQGRLGSTSRAPRWAIAWKYPPEEVNTKLVDIRVGVGRTGRVTPYAVVEPVTVAGSEVEFATLHNQDVVKAKGVYIGDTVVLRKAGDVIPEILGPVVDLRDGSEREFVMPAECPECGTALQPAKEGDVDLRCPNARSCPAQIRERLFYLAGRKSLDIENFGYVAATALSQPLEPAEPPLKDEGDLFDLSIEQLLPIKSHVLDPDSGLPKRDPKTGEEKVVTFFANQKGEPKKNALAMLENIQAAKERPLARILTGLSIRHVGPVAAQALAMEFRSLDRIRDASEEELAAVEGVGATIAASLKQWFAEDWHREIVEKWRAAGVRMEEQSAEDEGPRPLEGVTVVVTGTLQSHTRDGAKEALQRLGAKVTGSVSKKTGFVVVGDNPGSKYDKAMQLKVPVLDDDGFAVLLEQGPDEARAVAVTPPEGE; the protein is encoded by the coding sequence GTGGCCGGCGAAGAGCAGCAGGCGGGGCACGCGGTGCCCGCGAAGGCGCGGGAAGAGCACGCCCATCTGGCCGAGCAGATCGAGGAGCACCGCTTCCGCTATTACGTCAGGGACGCCCCCGTCATCAGCGACGCGGAGTTCGACAAGCTGCTGCGGTCGCTGGAGGCCCTGGAGGAGAAGCACCCGGAGCTGCGCACCCCCGACTCCCCGACCCAGAAGGTCGCCGGGCAGTACGAGACCGAGTTCACCGAGGTCGCCCACCGCGAGCGGATGCTCTCGCTGGACAACGCCTTCGACGACGAGGAGCTGGCGGCCTGGGCCGAGCGGATCGCGACGGAGCTGGGCGGCGACCCGAAGAGCGCCGGTTACCACTTCCTGTGCGAGCTGAAGGTCGACGGCCTCGCGGTCAACCTGACGTACGAGCACGGCCGGCTCACCCGCGCCGCCACCCGCGGCGACGGCCGTACGGGTGAGGACATCACGCCCAACGTCCGCACCATCACCGAGATCCCGGACCGCCTCAAGGGCGACCGCGTCCCGGCGCTGGTGGAGGTCCGCGGCGAGGTCTACTTCCCCATGGAGAAGTTCCTCGAACTGAACGAGCGGCTGGTCGCCGACGGCAAGCCCCCGTTCGCCAACCCGCGCAACGCCGCCGCGGGCTCGCTGCGCCAGAAGGACCCCAAGGTCACGGCCACCCGCCCGCTCCACATGGTCGTCCACGGCATCGGCGCCCGCGAGGGCTTCGACATCGACTGCCAGTCGCACGCGTACGGCCTGCTGCGCGAGTGGGGCCTGCCCACCTCCGACCACAACGAGGTCGTGGACTCCCTGGAGGCCGTGCGCGACTTCATCAAGCGCTACGGCGACCCGGAGACCCGGCGCACGGCCGTCGCCCACGAGATCGACGGCACGGTGGTCAAGCTCGACGAGATCGCCCTGCAAGGCCGCCTGGGCTCCACCTCGCGCGCCCCGCGCTGGGCCATCGCCTGGAAGTACCCGCCGGAGGAGGTCAACACCAAGCTGGTGGACATCCGCGTCGGCGTCGGCCGTACGGGCCGCGTCACGCCGTACGCCGTGGTCGAGCCGGTCACGGTGGCGGGCTCCGAGGTCGAGTTCGCCACGCTGCACAACCAGGACGTGGTCAAGGCCAAGGGCGTCTACATCGGCGACACGGTCGTGCTGCGCAAGGCGGGCGACGTGATCCCGGAGATCCTGGGCCCGGTGGTGGACCTGCGCGACGGCAGCGAGCGGGAGTTCGTGATGCCCGCCGAGTGCCCCGAGTGCGGCACGGCGCTCCAGCCCGCCAAGGAGGGCGACGTCGACCTGCGCTGCCCCAACGCCCGCTCCTGCCCCGCCCAGATCCGCGAGCGCCTGTTCTACCTGGCCGGCCGCAAGTCCCTGGACATCGAGAACTTCGGCTATGTGGCGGCCACGGCGCTGAGCCAGCCCCTGGAGCCCGCCGAGCCGCCGCTGAAGGACGAGGGCGACCTCTTCGACCTGTCCATCGAGCAGTTGCTGCCCATCAAGTCCCATGTGCTGGACCCGGACAGCGGCCTGCCCAAGCGCGACCCCAAGACCGGTGAGGAGAAGGTCGTCACCTTCTTCGCCAACCAGAAGGGCGAGCCGAAGAAGAACGCCCTGGCGATGCTGGAGAACATCCAGGCGGCCAAGGAGCGCCCGCTGGCGCGGATCCTGACGGGCCTGTCGATCCGTCATGTGGGTCCGGTGGCGGCCCAGGCGCTGGCGATGGAGTTCCGTTCGCTGGACCGGATCAGGGACGCGAGCGAGGAGGAGCTGGCCGCCGTCGAGGGCGTCGGCGCGACCATCGCGGCCTCGCTCAAGCAGTGGTTCGCCGAGGACTGGCACCGCGAGATCGTGGAGAAGTGGCGGGCCGCCGGGGTCCGCATGGAAGAGCAATCTGCCGAAGATGAAGGCCCGCGCCCTCTGGAAGGCGTCACCGTCGTTGTAACGGGCACACTTCAGTCACACACCAGAGATGGCGCGAAAGAAGCCCTGCAGCGTCTCGGAGCGAAGGTGACCGGTTCCGTATCGAAGAAGACCGGTTTCGTGGTGGTGGGAGACAATCCTGGTTCGAAGTACGACAAGGCCATGCAGTTGAAGGTGCCTGTGCTGGACGATGACGGCTTCGCGGTGCTGCTGGAGCAGGGTCCCGATGAAGCACGAGCGGTAGCTGTCACTCCGCCTGAGGGCGAGTGA
- a CDS encoding methionine synthase, producing the protein MTENNTPARLAGDAGTGTATGIGSMPGGDAREAARTVTGSLETLPYLPELPARGPGADMIGRTAGLLVEVYAHVEPSGWRISDRPGRDTRRARSWMGEDLDALEEFTQGYAGDLKVSAVGPWTLAAALELRNGEAALGDPGACRDLTASLAEGLRAHLADVRRRVPGARPVLQLDEPSLTAVLRGSVKTASGYRTHRAVDRAVVEGALRDLVTAAGDVPVIVHSCAPDVPFALLRRAGVSGISFDFGLLTEREEEAIGEAVEGGTTLLAGVVPGVDGPLSDPAGSVMGVRTLWRRLGLSPGTLAESVVVTPSCGLAGASPAYARTALAHCVRAARSLADNPE; encoded by the coding sequence GTGACCGAGAACAACACCCCCGCCCGCCTCGCCGGTGACGCCGGCACCGGCACCGCCACCGGCATCGGCTCGATGCCGGGCGGCGACGCCCGCGAGGCCGCCAGGACCGTGACCGGCTCGCTGGAGACGCTGCCGTACCTGCCGGAGCTGCCCGCCCGGGGGCCCGGCGCGGACATGATCGGCCGCACCGCCGGCCTCCTCGTCGAGGTGTACGCCCACGTGGAGCCGAGCGGCTGGCGGATCAGCGACCGGCCCGGCCGGGACACCCGGCGCGCCCGGTCCTGGATGGGCGAGGACCTCGACGCGCTGGAGGAGTTCACCCAGGGCTACGCGGGCGATCTGAAGGTCTCCGCGGTCGGGCCCTGGACCCTGGCCGCCGCCCTGGAGCTGCGCAACGGCGAGGCCGCCCTCGGCGACCCCGGCGCCTGCCGGGACCTGACGGCGTCGCTGGCCGAGGGCCTGCGCGCGCACCTGGCCGACGTACGGCGCCGGGTGCCCGGCGCGCGCCCGGTGCTCCAGCTGGACGAGCCGTCCCTGACCGCCGTCCTGCGGGGCAGCGTGAAGACGGCGAGCGGCTACCGCACCCACCGCGCGGTGGACCGCGCCGTCGTGGAGGGCGCCCTGCGCGATCTGGTCACGGCCGCCGGTGACGTACCGGTGATCGTCCACTCCTGCGCGCCGGACGTCCCCTTCGCCCTGCTGCGCCGGGCTGGCGTGTCCGGCATCTCGTTCGATTTCGGGCTGCTCACCGAGCGTGAGGAAGAGGCGATCGGCGAGGCCGTCGAGGGCGGCACGACACTGCTGGCGGGCGTGGTGCCGGGCGTGGACGGCCCATTGTCAGACCCTGCCGGTAGCGTCATGGGTGTCAGGACGCTGTGGCGCAGGCTGGGGCTGTCGCCGGGGACTCTCGCCGAGTCCGTGGTGGTCACCCCGTCGTGCGGACTGGCGGGCGCTTCGCCCGCATATGCCCGTACGGCCCTCGCCCACTGCGTCCGGGCCGCGAGATCGCTCGCAGACAACCCTGAGTGA
- a CDS encoding SDR family oxidoreductase, with product MGTHMITGAGSGIGAAVARRLADRGEELWLLARDAGRAKELAGQFPGARTVVGDLAAPEKLDWAFGKQPLPDRLDSLMHIAGVVELGAIGDLGPKAWQRTLAANLLSPAELTRQFLPQLRTAKGHVIFVNSGAGLNANAQWGAYAASKHGLKALADSLRAEEHGNGVRVTSVYPGRTATPMQESVFRQEGREYDASQWIDPESVATTILTALDLPRDAEINDLTVRPGR from the coding sequence ATGGGTACGCACATGATCACGGGCGCAGGATCGGGCATCGGAGCGGCGGTCGCACGGCGGCTCGCGGACCGCGGCGAGGAGCTGTGGCTGCTGGCGCGCGACGCCGGCCGCGCCAAGGAGCTGGCCGGGCAGTTCCCCGGGGCCCGTACGGTGGTCGGCGACCTCGCCGCCCCCGAGAAGCTGGACTGGGCCTTCGGCAAGCAGCCGCTGCCGGACCGGCTGGACTCCCTGATGCACATCGCGGGCGTCGTCGAACTGGGCGCGATCGGCGACCTCGGTCCCAAGGCGTGGCAGCGCACGCTCGCCGCCAACCTGCTCTCGCCCGCCGAGCTGACCCGCCAGTTCCTCCCGCAGCTGCGGACCGCCAAGGGCCATGTGATCTTCGTCAACTCGGGCGCCGGCCTGAACGCGAACGCCCAGTGGGGCGCGTACGCCGCCAGCAAGCACGGCCTGAAGGCGCTGGCCGACTCGCTGCGGGCCGAGGAGCACGGCAACGGCGTGCGGGTGACCTCCGTCTACCCGGGCCGCACCGCCACCCCCATGCAGGAGAGCGTCTTCCGCCAGGAGGGCCGGGAGTACGACGCCTCGCAGTGGATCGACCCGGAGTCGGTGGCCACCACCATCCTGACCGCACTCGACCTGCCGCGGGACGCGGAGATCAACGACCTGACGGTGCGTCCGGGGCGGTAA
- a CDS encoding TIGR00730 family Rossman fold protein, with the protein MNICVFCSAADLDARYTTAAREFAELIGKGGHALVWGGSDSGLMKVMADGVESAGGRLVGVSVDFLAHKVRPGVDDMVITKDLAERKAELLARADAIVVMVGGTGTLDEATEILELKKHGLHTKPVVLLNTAGFYDGLKEQFQRMEDEGFLPLPLTELVFFAEDGAGALAYLEEQAGIQG; encoded by the coding sequence ATGAACATCTGTGTCTTCTGCTCCGCCGCCGACCTCGACGCCCGCTACACCACCGCCGCCCGGGAGTTCGCCGAGCTGATCGGCAAGGGCGGGCACGCGCTGGTCTGGGGCGGCTCGGACAGCGGCCTGATGAAGGTCATGGCCGACGGCGTGGAGTCGGCGGGCGGCCGGCTCGTCGGCGTCTCGGTGGACTTCCTCGCGCACAAGGTGCGGCCCGGGGTCGACGACATGGTGATCACCAAGGACCTCGCCGAGCGCAAGGCCGAGCTGCTGGCGCGCGCCGACGCGATCGTCGTCATGGTCGGCGGCACCGGCACGCTGGACGAGGCCACCGAGATCCTGGAGCTGAAGAAGCACGGCCTGCACACCAAGCCCGTGGTGCTCCTGAACACCGCCGGTTTCTACGACGGCCTCAAGGAGCAGTTCCAGCGCATGGAGGACGAGGGCTTCCTCCCGCTGCCGCTCACGGAGCTGGTGTTCTTCGCGGAGGACGGGGCCGGCGCGCTGGCGTACCTGGAGGAGCAGGCGGGCATCCAGGGCTGA
- the gdhA gene encoding NADP-specific glutamate dehydrogenase, with product MSTVHAGTGAAGRGTAVSLERLHRELVRRNPGEPEFHQAALEVLGTLAPALAARPEYAEAKIVERLCEPERQIVFRVPWQDDAGTVHINRGFRVEFNSALGPYKGGLRFHPSVNLGIVKFLGFEQIFKNALTGLNIGGGKGGSDFDPRGRSDSEVMRFCQSFMTELHRHLGEHTDVPAGDIGVGGREIGYLFGQYRRITNRWEAGVLTGKGLGWGGSTARTEATGYGNVLFTAEMLRRRGEDLDGQQVVVSGSGNVAIYTIEKAQALGANVLTCSDSGGCVIDEKGIDLALLKQVKEVERGRIEEYADRRGASARYVPGGRVWDVACDVALPSATQNELDADAARVLVRNGVKAVSEGANMPTTPEAVALFQEAGVAFGPGKAANAGGVATSALEMRQNSGRESWTFERTEGELATIMRTIHDTCAGTAERFGVPGDYVTGANIAGFERVAEAMMAQGLI from the coding sequence ATGTCGACAGTTCACGCCGGAACCGGTGCGGCCGGCCGCGGAACAGCGGTGTCACTGGAGCGGCTGCACCGCGAACTGGTGCGCCGCAACCCCGGGGAACCCGAGTTCCACCAGGCCGCCCTCGAAGTGCTGGGCACCCTCGCCCCGGCGCTGGCGGCCCGTCCCGAGTACGCCGAGGCCAAGATCGTGGAACGGCTCTGCGAGCCGGAGCGCCAGATCGTCTTCCGCGTGCCGTGGCAGGACGACGCGGGCACCGTCCACATCAACCGCGGCTTCCGGGTGGAGTTCAACAGCGCGCTCGGGCCCTACAAGGGCGGGCTGCGCTTCCACCCGTCCGTCAACCTCGGCATCGTCAAGTTCCTCGGCTTCGAGCAGATCTTCAAGAACGCGCTCACCGGCCTGAACATCGGCGGCGGCAAGGGCGGCAGCGACTTCGACCCGCGCGGCCGCTCCGACTCCGAGGTGATGCGCTTCTGCCAGTCGTTCATGACGGAGCTGCACCGGCACCTGGGCGAGCACACCGACGTACCGGCGGGCGACATCGGCGTCGGCGGCCGGGAGATCGGCTACCTCTTCGGCCAGTACCGGCGGATCACCAACCGCTGGGAGGCCGGGGTGCTGACCGGCAAGGGCCTCGGCTGGGGCGGCTCCACGGCGCGCACCGAGGCCACCGGATACGGCAACGTGCTGTTCACCGCCGAGATGCTGCGGCGGCGCGGCGAGGACCTGGACGGGCAGCAGGTCGTGGTCTCCGGCTCCGGCAACGTCGCGATCTACACCATCGAGAAGGCCCAGGCGCTCGGCGCGAACGTGCTGACCTGCTCGGACTCCGGCGGCTGTGTGATCGACGAGAAGGGCATCGACCTCGCCCTGCTCAAGCAGGTCAAGGAGGTCGAGCGGGGCCGTATCGAGGAGTACGCCGACCGGCGCGGCGCGTCGGCCCGGTACGTGCCGGGCGGGCGGGTGTGGGACGTGGCGTGCGATGTGGCGCTGCCGTCCGCCACCCAGAACGAGCTGGACGCGGACGCCGCGCGCGTCCTGGTGCGCAACGGCGTCAAGGCCGTCTCCGAGGGCGCCAACATGCCCACCACGCCCGAGGCGGTGGCCCTCTTCCAGGAGGCGGGGGTGGCCTTCGGGCCGGGCAAGGCCGCCAACGCGGGCGGCGTGGCCACCAGCGCGCTGGAGATGCGGCAGAACTCCGGCCGCGAGTCCTGGACCTTCGAGCGCACCGAGGGCGAACTCGCGACGATCATGCGCACCATCCACGACACGTGCGCCGGGACGGCGGAGCGCTTCGGGGTGCCCGGGGACTACGTGACGGGCGCGAACATCGCGGGGTTCGAGCGGGTCGCGGAGGCGATGATGGCCCAGGGGCTGATCTGA
- the murJ gene encoding murein biosynthesis integral membrane protein MurJ, whose product MVEGTRTHTHRKSTGGNIGDEGANAASEAGPGSGSGGTAGDGAGAAPSGGLRRSSLLMAAGTVVSRATGLFRGVLQAAALGTGLLATTYNTANLVPMSLYTLLIGGALNAVLVPQLVRARAEHPDGGRAHEQRLVTLVLTVLGIGTLLAVWAAPGIVSLYTTDTPENHAAYELTVVFARFLLPQIFFYGVYGILGQVLNARGRFGAMMWTPVLNNVVLIAMFGAYVGLLTVPETVAEITDAQVRLLGVGTTIGIALQALALIPYAREAGFRFRPRFDWRGTGLRKSADAARWTLLFVLVNLVSMTVVTHYATAADQELPKAGVGFSSYTYAQNIWGLPQSIVTVSLITALLPRMTRAVAERRLDDLREDLSRALRVSGAVIVPAAVFFVAFGPEMAQLLYAHGAASAESAVPLGQMLQALGLGLIPFSAQSLLLRGFYAFEDTRTPFLLAVCVSGVNVALATACHLLLPARWAVVGMAAAYAVAYAVGLLASAYVLRRRMEGRLDGRRLSRTYGKLTGAALAAGAVGWAAAHACAGATGDAFWSTALALAAGAATMALLFLMLARVLRITELRSLPGLR is encoded by the coding sequence ATGGTGGAGGGAACGCGTACGCATACGCACAGGAAGAGCACGGGCGGGAACATCGGGGACGAGGGGGCGAATGCCGCGTCAGAGGCCGGTCCGGGAAGCGGCAGCGGCGGGACGGCGGGTGACGGAGCCGGGGCAGCGCCCTCCGGCGGCCTGCGCCGCTCCTCGCTCCTGATGGCCGCGGGCACGGTCGTCTCCCGGGCGACGGGCCTGTTCCGGGGCGTCCTCCAGGCCGCCGCCCTCGGTACGGGGCTGCTGGCCACCACGTACAACACGGCGAACCTCGTCCCGATGAGCCTGTACACGCTGCTGATCGGCGGCGCGCTCAACGCCGTGCTGGTGCCGCAGCTCGTCCGGGCCCGGGCGGAGCACCCGGACGGCGGACGGGCACACGAACAGCGGCTGGTCACCCTCGTGCTGACGGTCCTCGGCATCGGCACCCTGCTCGCGGTGTGGGCGGCGCCCGGGATCGTCAGCCTGTACACGACGGACACGCCGGAGAACCACGCCGCCTACGAACTGACCGTGGTCTTCGCCCGCTTCCTGCTGCCGCAGATCTTCTTCTACGGGGTGTACGGCATCCTGGGGCAAGTCCTCAACGCGCGCGGCAGGTTCGGCGCGATGATGTGGACGCCGGTGCTCAACAACGTCGTCCTGATCGCCATGTTCGGCGCGTACGTGGGCCTGCTGACCGTTCCGGAGACGGTGGCGGAGATCACCGACGCGCAGGTGCGGCTGCTCGGCGTCGGCACCACGATCGGCATCGCCCTCCAGGCGCTCGCGCTGATCCCCTACGCGCGCGAGGCGGGGTTCCGCTTCCGGCCGCGCTTCGACTGGCGCGGCACCGGCCTGCGCAAGAGTGCCGACGCGGCGCGCTGGACGCTGCTGTTCGTGCTGGTCAACCTGGTGTCGATGACGGTCGTCACGCACTACGCGACGGCCGCCGATCAGGAACTGCCCAAGGCCGGCGTCGGCTTCTCCTCGTACACCTACGCCCAGAACATCTGGGGACTGCCGCAGTCCATCGTCACCGTCTCGCTGATCACCGCGCTGCTGCCCCGGATGACCCGCGCGGTCGCCGAACGGCGCCTGGACGACCTGCGGGAGGACCTCTCCCGCGCGCTGCGCGTCAGCGGCGCGGTCATCGTCCCGGCCGCCGTCTTCTTCGTGGCCTTCGGCCCGGAGATGGCGCAGCTGCTGTACGCGCACGGCGCCGCCAGCGCCGAGTCCGCCGTGCCGCTGGGGCAGATGCTCCAGGCCCTCGGGCTGGGCCTGATCCCGTTCTCGGCCCAGTCGCTGCTGCTGCGCGGCTTCTACGCCTTCGAGGACACCCGTACGCCGTTCCTGCTGGCCGTGTGCGTCTCCGGCGTCAACGTCGCGCTCGCCACCGCCTGCCACCTGCTGCTCCCGGCCCGGTGGGCGGTCGTCGGCATGGCCGCCGCGTACGCCGTGGCGTACGCCGTCGGGCTGCTGGCCAGTGCGTATGTGCTGCGCCGCCGGATGGAGGGGCGGCTCGACGGGCGTCGGCTGAGCCGTACGTACGGCAAGCTGACCGGTGCGGCGCTGGCCGCCGGGGCGGTGGGCTGGGCGGCGGCCCACGCCTGTGCCGGTGCCACCGGGGACGCCTTCTGGTCCACGGCGCTCGCCCTCGCCGCCGGTGCCGCGACCATGGCCCTGCTCTTCCTGATGCTGGCCCGCGTCCTGCGGATCACCGAGCTGCGGTCCCTGCCGGGTCTGCGCTGA
- a CDS encoding VC0807 family protein: MNSQAPHGTEAATGTGTATAPGPKLEGPRALLLDAGVPIASYYLLTGVFGLSTLAALAWSSALPAARSLWSLARERRFNAVATLMTATNVIGLLLSLLAGDERLMMAKDSAVSSTFGLAVLVSALIGRPLMAPVLKPWITKGDAARSAAWDRLTAESAWFRRVQRRHSAVWGAALLGECVARVIGAFTLPVDTMVWLGTVMLMAAIALAIVASGVIGIDRMEKMVRTEAAAQAAAGTGAASGAAAFAPADAPAPEVSADPAGTAAR; this comes from the coding sequence ATGAACAGCCAGGCCCCGCACGGTACGGAAGCGGCCACCGGCACCGGTACGGCCACCGCCCCCGGCCCGAAGCTGGAGGGCCCGCGGGCGCTGCTGCTGGACGCCGGCGTCCCGATCGCGTCGTACTACCTCCTCACCGGCGTCTTCGGCCTCAGCACCCTCGCCGCGCTGGCCTGGAGCAGCGCGCTGCCGGCCGCCCGCTCGCTGTGGAGCCTGGCCAGGGAGCGCCGCTTCAACGCGGTGGCCACGCTGATGACGGCGACGAACGTCATCGGTCTGCTGCTCAGCCTGCTGGCCGGTGACGAGCGGCTGATGATGGCCAAGGACAGCGCCGTGAGCAGCACCTTCGGCCTGGCGGTGCTGGTGTCCGCGCTGATCGGGCGGCCGCTGATGGCGCCGGTGCTCAAGCCGTGGATCACCAAGGGGGACGCGGCCCGGAGCGCCGCGTGGGACCGGCTGACGGCGGAGTCGGCGTGGTTCCGGCGGGTGCAGCGGCGGCACTCGGCGGTGTGGGGCGCGGCCCTGCTGGGCGAGTGCGTGGCCCGGGTGATCGGCGCGTTCACGCTGCCGGTGGACACGATGGTGTGGCTGGGCACGGTGATGCTGATGGCGGCGATCGCCCTCGCCATCGTGGCCAGTGGGGTGATCGGCATCGACAGGATGGAGAAGATGGTCCGGACCGAGGCGGCGGCGCAGGCGGCGGCCGGGACCGGGGCGGCGTCCGGAGCCGCGGCTTTCGCCCCGGCCGACGCCCCGGCCCCCGAGGTCAGCGCAGACCCGGCAGGGACCGCAGCTCGGTGA
- a CDS encoding aldo/keto reductase has translation MRYTLFGRTGLRVSELSLGAMTIGSDWGWGASKDTSARIVDAYEDAGGNFLDTANNYTDGSAETILGELLEGRRDRYVLASKYTCATRQGDPNAAGNHRKNLVQSVEQSLARLRTDRLDVLWVHARDNFTPVEEVMRALDDVVRSGKVLYVGVSDWPAWEIAQANTLAELRGWTAFAGSQLRYNLLERTPERELLPQARAFDLAVLAWAPLAAGKLTGKYRRGERGRLDVTGEDGRASEQEEATITAVLEVAEQGGWSPAQVALAWLRQRPGNIVPIIAATKESQLADNLASVDVELDADALRRLDEVSAVPLGFPHDFLAEPAITRNVYGDRWEAVRDRRTTYRRSAHGVL, from the coding sequence GTGCGTTACACACTGTTCGGCAGGACCGGTCTGCGGGTGAGCGAGCTGAGCCTCGGCGCCATGACCATCGGCTCCGACTGGGGCTGGGGGGCCTCGAAGGACACCAGCGCGCGGATCGTCGACGCCTACGAGGACGCGGGCGGCAACTTCCTCGACACCGCCAACAACTACACCGACGGCAGTGCGGAGACGATCCTCGGCGAGCTGCTCGAAGGCCGCCGGGACCGCTACGTACTGGCCAGCAAGTACACCTGCGCCACCCGCCAGGGCGATCCGAACGCGGCGGGCAACCACCGCAAGAACCTGGTGCAGTCGGTGGAGCAGAGCCTGGCCCGGCTGCGCACCGACCGCCTCGACGTCCTGTGGGTGCACGCGCGGGACAACTTCACCCCGGTCGAGGAGGTGATGCGCGCGCTGGACGACGTCGTACGGTCGGGCAAGGTGCTCTACGTCGGCGTGTCCGACTGGCCGGCCTGGGAGATCGCGCAGGCCAACACCCTCGCCGAGCTGCGCGGCTGGACCGCGTTCGCCGGCTCGCAGCTGCGCTACAACCTGCTGGAGCGCACGCCGGAGCGGGAGCTGCTCCCCCAGGCGCGCGCCTTCGACCTGGCCGTACTGGCCTGGGCCCCGCTGGCGGCCGGCAAGCTCACCGGCAAGTACCGGCGCGGCGAGCGGGGCCGGCTGGACGTGACCGGCGAGGACGGCCGCGCTTCGGAGCAGGAGGAGGCGACGATCACGGCGGTGCTGGAGGTCGCCGAGCAGGGCGGCTGGAGCCCGGCGCAGGTGGCGCTCGCCTGGCTGCGGCAGCGCCCCGGCAACATCGTCCCGATCATCGCCGCCACCAAGGAGAGCCAGCTCGCCGACAACCTCGCGAGCGTGGACGTGGAGCTGGACGCCGACGCGCTGCGGCGGCTCGACGAGGTGAGCGCCGTACCGCTGGGCTTCCCGCACGACTTCCTGGCGGAGCCCGCGATCACGCGGAACGTCTACGGCGACCGCTGGGAGGCCGTGCGGGACCGGCGGACGACCTACCGCCGGTCGGCGCACGGCGTGCTCTAG
- the mnmA gene encoding tRNA 2-thiouridine(34) synthase MnmA codes for MTTDAPRRLRVLAAMSGGVDSAVAAARAAEAGHDVTGVHLALSENPKSFRTGARGCCTIEDSHDARRAADVIGIPFYVWDLAERFREDVVEDFFAEYEAGRTPNPCLRCNEKIKFAALLDKALALGFDAVCTGHYATIVERPDGGRELHRASDMAKDQSYVLGVLDDQQLAHAMFPLGDTLTTKAEIREEAARRGLFVAKKPDSHDICFIADGDTQAFLAKRLGRAEGDIVDESGTKVGTHEGAYGFTIGQRKGLRIGTPAPDGKPRYVLDISPVDNTVTVGPAESLDVTALTAVRPRWCGAAPTGPGTYTAQLRAHGGETEVTADLVEGELRVTFAEPVRGVAPGQAIVLYDGTRVVGSATIATTDRARAVA; via the coding sequence ATGACGACTGACGCTCCCCGCCGCCTCCGCGTGCTCGCCGCCATGTCCGGCGGTGTCGACTCCGCCGTCGCCGCCGCCCGCGCCGCCGAGGCGGGCCACGACGTGACCGGTGTGCACCTCGCGCTCTCCGAGAACCCGAAGTCCTTCCGCACCGGCGCCCGCGGCTGCTGCACGATCGAGGACTCGCACGACGCGCGCCGCGCCGCCGACGTGATCGGCATCCCGTTCTACGTCTGGGACCTCGCCGAGCGCTTCCGCGAGGACGTCGTCGAGGACTTCTTCGCGGAGTACGAGGCGGGCCGCACGCCCAACCCCTGCCTGCGCTGCAACGAGAAGATCAAGTTCGCCGCGCTGCTGGACAAGGCGCTCGCCCTCGGCTTCGACGCGGTCTGCACCGGCCACTACGCGACGATCGTGGAGCGCCCCGACGGCGGCCGTGAACTGCACCGCGCCTCCGACATGGCCAAGGACCAGTCGTACGTCCTCGGCGTGCTGGACGACCAGCAGCTCGCGCACGCCATGTTCCCCCTCGGCGACACCCTCACCACCAAGGCGGAGATCCGCGAGGAGGCCGCCCGGCGCGGCCTGTTCGTCGCCAAGAAGCCGGACAGCCACGACATCTGCTTCATCGCCGACGGTGACACCCAGGCCTTCCTCGCCAAGCGGCTCGGCCGCGCCGAGGGCGACATCGTCGACGAGTCCGGCACCAAGGTCGGCACCCACGAGGGCGCCTACGGCTTCACCATCGGCCAGCGCAAGGGCCTGCGCATCGGCACCCCGGCCCCGGACGGCAAGCCGCGCTACGTCCTGGACATCTCCCCGGTCGACAACACCGTCACCGTGGGCCCGGCCGAGTCCCTGGACGTCACCGCGCTGACCGCCGTACGCCCGCGCTGGTGCGGCGCCGCGCCCACCGGCCCCGGCACCTACACCGCCCAGCTGCGCGCCCACGGCGGCGAGACGGAGGTCACCGCCGACCTCGTCGAGGGCGAGCTGCGCGTCACCTTCGCCGAGCCGGTCCGCGGCGTCGCCCCCGGCCAGGCCATCGTGCTGTACGACGGCACCCGGGTGGTGGGCTCGGCGACGATCGCGACGACGGACCGCGCCCGCGCGGTGGCGTGA